The Colias croceus chromosome W, ilColCroc2.1 genome contains a region encoding:
- the LOC123704898 gene encoding myb/SANT-like DNA-binding domain-containing protein 3, giving the protein MEDKKKRGSNYTPAEKDMLLEVIKKYQNIIENKETNAHMILKKREAWETVCQQYNTVAVSGSRTWQQLRHLYENLKQRSKKNIAKANRLQYYETTDSMRDVKTKASLDKKEINRTGGGAYKSVLTEQDAQILAMVAPQIQPLPNPYDDAAAYFGDTEPEVTIDSYTKKTDSGIKSSSEVEIIQILDDQYIAMANKNTAENNKPCTVTSINTADDQQAATIIIPQEKSMHPTSSSAGQLKTLKPTHTTVKQQYFRTKLRNAKLETKHLMNKSKMKMNLYKIKMQFWKLRLQKLKSKS; this is encoded by the exons ATGGAGGATAAGAAGAAACGTGGATCTAATTATACACCTGCTGAGAAAGATATGCTCTTGGAAGTGATAAAAAA atatcaaaatattattgagaACAAAGAGACCAACGCTCACATGATACTGAAGAAGCGAGAGGCTTGGGAAACAGTATGCCAGCAGTATAATACTGTTGCTGTGAGCGGCTCCAGAACCTGGCAACAGCTACGTCACCTCTATGAGAACCTCAAACAGAGGTCTAAAAAGAACATAGCTAAGGCAAAT cgGCTTCAGTACTATGAGACCACTGACAGCATGAGAGATGTGAAAACAAAGGCATCATTAGATAAg aaagaaATTAATCGTACTGGTGGTGGAGCATACAAAAGTGTATTGACAGAACAAGATGCACAAATTCTAGCCATGGTTGCTCCTCAAATTCAACCATTACCTAATCCCTATGATGATGCTGCAGCATATTTTG gaGATACAGAACCAGAAGTAACAATAGACAGTTATACGAAAAAAACTGATAGCGGAATTAAATCCTCTTCTGAAGTAGAAATAATCCAAATCTTGG atGACCAATACATAGCCATGGCAAACAAGAATACAGCAGAAAATAACAAACCTTGTACAGTTACATCAATAAATACAGctg atGACCAACAAGCTGCAACAATCATCATACCCCAAGAAAAAAGCATGCATCCAACATCATCCTCAGCTG GACAATTGAAGACATTGAAACCTACACATACTACAGTGAAACAGCAATATTTTCGGACAAAACTTAGAAATGCCAAATTAGAAACCAAACACCTCATGAACAAGagcaaaatgaaaatgaatctgtacaaaataaaaatgcagtTTTGGAAATTGAGACTACAGAAACTAAAATCTAAATCTTAA